The following are encoded together in the Phaseolus vulgaris cultivar G19833 chromosome 9, P. vulgaris v2.0, whole genome shotgun sequence genome:
- the LOC137822733 gene encoding uncharacterized protein isoform X10 — translation MVSTRRNSGSFSNNTNKRASSSEDKTPSPSPKRQKVDNVAAASEKPMPPPENSKDLGMSEPPPDPGECESRDAQIADAGNLDGKAEPTPPIADGSTPTVVADKPRGSFSSWAIYQKQNPNFEASVPWCRLLSQSAQNPNVLICTPNFTIGSSRGCNFPLKDQTISGNLCKIKHTQREGSAVAVLESTGSKGSVVVNGTLVKKSTSCVLNSGDEVVFGLIGNHSYIFQQINPEVAVKAAEIQGGVGKFFQIERRAGDPSAVAGASILASLSSLRRDLTRWKSPSQTTSKPHQGTDVPSHSVLPDGTESGLDGLEGNSAPNIATDKAADVGASDKDLPMDCDSDDAGTEAGNVKISGVFEERHGTRDAQAASTSGTSLRTAVFKEDVLAAILDRKEIEVSFDNFPYYLSENTKNVLIAACFIHLKHREHAKYTTDLTTINPRILLSGPAGSEIYQEMLAKALAKHFGAKLLIFDSHLPLGGLTSKEAELLKDGFNADKSCGCANQSPLTTDMARSMDPQASEPDTPNSSNAPTPYGFESQLKLEADNVPSTSGTAKNCVFKLGDRVKYSSSSGGIYQLQTISARYRGPANGSRGKVVLLFDDNPLSKIGVRFDKPIPDGVDLGGCCEGGQGFFCHVNDLRLENSGIEELDKVLINTLFEVVVSESRNEPFILFMKDAEKSIVGNGDPFSFKSRLENLPDNVVVIGSHTHTDSRKEKSHPGGLLFTKFGSNQTALLDLAFPDSFGRLHDRGKEVPKPNKTLTKLFPNKVTIHMPQFQVEKCQGLNLSPLYLTIVNVCFLIQDEALLASWKQQLDRDVETLKIKGNLHNLRSVLSRCGVECEGLESLCTKDQTLSIENAEKIVGWAISRHLMQNAETDPDAKLVLSCESIQYGIGILQSIQNESKSLKKSLKDIVTENEFEKRLLADVIPPNDIGVTFDDIGALENVKDTLKELVMLPLQRPELFCKGQLTKPCKGILLFGPPGTGKTMLAKAVATEAGANFINISMSSITSKWFGEGEKYVKAVFSLASKIAPSVIFVDEVDSMLGRRENPGEHEAMRKMKNEFMVNWDGLRTKDSERVLVLAATNRPFDLDEAVIRRLPRRLMVNLPDAPNRAKILKVILAKEDLSSGLDLNAIASMTDGYSGSDLKNLCVTAAQRPIKEILEKEKKEQAAALAEGRAAPAKCGSKDIRSLNMEDFKHAHQQVCASVSSESVNMTELQQWNELYGEGGSRIKRTLSYFM, via the exons ATGGTTTCAACCAGACGCAACAGTGGATCTTTCTCTAACAACACCAACAAGAGGGCTTCTTCTTCTGAAGACAAAACTCCCTCTCCTTCCCCCAAGCGACAAAAG GTCGACAATGTTGCTGCCGCCTCGGAGAAACCGATGCCGCCGCCGGAAAATTCCAAGGATTTGGGCATGTCGGAGCCACCCCCTGATCCCGGAGAATGCGAATCTCGAGACGCTCAGATCGCCGACGCCGGCAATCTAGACGGCAAGGCCGAACCCACGCCGCCGATCGCCGATG GTTCTACACCGACTGTGGTTGCTGATAAACCTAGGGGTTCGTTCTCTTCTTGGGCTATATATCAGAAGCAAAACCCAAATTTCGAAGCTTCAGTTCCCTGGTGCAGACTCTTGTCTCAATCTGCGCAG AATCCGAATGTTTTAATTTGCACACCCAACTTTACTATTGGGTCTAGTCGGGGTTGCAATTTCCCGTTGAAGGATCAGACTATAAGTGGAAATTTGTGCAAGATCAAGCACACGCAG CGCGAGGGAAGTGCAGTGGCCGTGCTAGAAAGTACGGGTAGCAAAGGATCGGTGGTAGTGAATGGCACGCTCGTCAAGAAGAGTACCAGCTGTGTGCTTAACTCGGGGGACGAGGTGGTTTTTGGTTTGATTGGGAATCATTCTTAT ATTTTTCAGCAAATAAATCCTGAAGTTGCAGTCAAGGCTGCAGAAATTCAGGGTGGTGTTGGCAAGTTTTTCCAGATTGAAAGGAGGGCTGGAGACCCTTCAGCCGTGGCTGGAGCTTCTATTCTGGCTTCTCTTTCTAGCCTCAGACGGGATCTTACAAGATGGAAGTCTCCTTCACAGACTACCAGTAAACCTCATCAGGGTACTGATGTTCCTAGTCATTCTGTTCTCCCTGATGGTACAGAGTCTGGGCTCGATGGTCTGGAAGGCAACTCTGCTCCAAATATAGCGACAGATAAAGCTGCTGATGTTGGAGCAAGCGACAAGGATTTGCCTATGGATTGCGATTCAGATGATGCTGGCACAGAGGCAGGCAATGTAAAAATCTCTGGG GTATTCGAAGAAAGACATGGAACGAGGGATGCGCAAGCTGCATCGACTTCGGGTACTTCTTTACGCACTGCAGTTTTTAAAGAGGATGTTCTTGCTGCAATACTGGATAGGAAAGAAATAGAAGTGTCCTTTGACAACTTCCCTTACTACTTAAG TGAGAATACAAAAAATGTTCTAATTGCAGCTTGCTTTATACACCTGAAGCATAGAGAACATGCAAAGTACACCACCGATCTTACAACCATAAACCCTCGGATTCTACTTTCAGGACCTGCAG GGTCAGAAATATATCAGGAGATGTTAGCAAAAGCACTTGCGAAACACTTTGGAGCTAAATTGCTCATATTTGATAGCCATTTGCCTTTGGGT GGTTTAACATCCAAGGAAGCTGAGCTGCTAAAAGATGGATTTAATGCAGATAAGTCCTGTGGCTGTGCTAACCAAAGTCCTTTAACTACAGACATGGCTAGGAGCATGGATCCACAAGCTAGTGAACCAGATACACCTAACTCCTCAAATGCACCTACTCCATATGGCTTTGAGTCTCAACTTAAGTTGGAAGCTGATAATGTACCATCTACGTCTGGGACAGCTAAAAATTGTGTGTTTAAACTAG GTGACAGGGTAAAATACAGTTCATCTTCTGGGGGAATATATCAGCTTCAGACAATTTCTGCAAGGTACAG GGGTCCAGCTAATGGAAGTCGGGGGAAGGTTGTCTTACTTTTTGATGATAATCCCTTGTCAAAAATTGGTGTAAGATTTGATAAACCCATACCTGATGGAGTTGACCTTGGAGGTTGCTGTGAGGGTGGTCAAGGATTTTTCTGCCATG TGAATGATCTTCGGTTGGAAAACAGTGGCATTGAAGAACTTGACAAAGTTCTCATTAATACATTATTTGAG GTTGTGGTTAGTGAGAGCAGAAATGAACCCTTCATTTTGTTCATGAAAGATGCAGAGAAGTCTATAGTAGGAAATGGAGATCCGTTTTCATTTAAAAGTAGGCTTGAAAATCTTCCGGACAATGTGGTGGTAataggttcacacactcacacTGACAGTCGCAAGGAGAAG TCACATCCTGGGGGTTTACTTTTTACAAAGTTTGGCAGTAATCAGACTGCTCTTCTTGATTTGGCTTTCCCG GATAGTTTTGGAAGATTGCATGACAGGGGAAAGGAGGTCCCAAAGCCAAACAAAACCTTAACTAAGCTTTTCCCGAATAAAGTGACAATTCACATGCCACAG TTTCAGGTAGAAAAATGCCAAGGACTAAACTTGTCACCATTATATCTGACAATAGTCAATGTATGTTTCCTGATACAGGATGAAGCACTTCTAGCATCTTGGAAGCAGCAACTTGATCGAGATGTTGAGACTCTTAAAATTAAAGGAAATTTGCACAATTTACGATCT GTTTTGAGCCGCTGTGGGGTGGAATGTGAAGGACTTGAATCCTTGTGCACTAAGGATCAAACTCTTAGTATTGAAA ATGCAGAAAAGATTGTTGGTTGGGCTATAAGCCGTCATCTCATGCAGAATGCTGAAACTGATCCTGATGCAAAGCTTGTGTTGTCTTGTGAGAg CATCCAGTATGGAATTGGGATCTTACAGTCTATCCAGAATGAGTCAAAAAGCCTGAAAAAGTCTCTTAAG GATATTGTAACAGAAAATGAGTTTGAAAAGAGGCTTTTGGCTGATGTTATTCCACCTAACGACATTGGTGTTACTTTTGATGATATTGGTGCTCTTGAAAATGTCAAGGACACATTGAAGGAATTGGTTATGCTTCCTTTACAGAGGCCCGAGTTATTTTGCAAAGGACAATTAACCAAG CCATGCAAGGGCATCCTTTTATTTGGCCCTCCTGGAACAGGCAAGACAATGCTTGCAAAGGCAGTTGCTACTGAAGCTGGTGCAAATTTCATCAACATTTCCATGTCAAGTATCACATCTAAG TGGTTTGGTGAGGGTGAAAAATATGTGAAAGCTGTTTTTTCCCTGGCAAGTAAAATTGCTCCTAGCGTGATATTTGTTGACGAA GTCGATAGCATGTTGGGCAGGAGGGAAAATCCTGGGGAGCATGAGGCCATGCGAAAGATGAAAAATGAATTCATGGTAAATTGGGATGGCTTACGCACAAAGGATTCAGAGAGGGTTCTGGTGCTTGCAGCCACTAATAGGCCTTTTGACCTAGATGAAGCTGTCATAAGGAGGCTGCCTCGGAG GTTAATGGTAAATTTGCCAGATGCTCCAAATAGAGCAAAAATATTGAAAGTTATACTGGCAAAAGAAGACTTGTCTTCTGGTCTTGATTTGAATGCAATTGCAAGTATGACTGATGGATATTCCGGAAGTGATCTTAAG AATTTGTGTGTAACTGCTGCACAGCGGCCCAttaaagagatattagagaaggAAAAAAAG GAACAGGCTGCTGCTCTAGCAGAAGGTAGAGCTGCTCCCGCAAAGTGTGGAAGCAAAGATATCCGATCTTTAAACATGGAAGATTTCAAACATGCACATCAACAG GTCTGTGCAAGCGTTTCGTCTGAATCTGTAAATATGACCGAGCTTCAACAATGGAATGAACTATACGGTGAAGGTGGTTCAAGAATAAAAAGAACACTAAGCTATTTCATGTGA
- the LOC137822733 gene encoding uncharacterized protein isoform X6, which produces MVSTRRNSGSFSNNTNKRASSSEDKTPSPSPKRQKVDNVAAASEKPMPPPENSKDLGMSEPPPDPGECESRDAQIADAGNLDGKAEPTPPIADGSTPTVVADKPRGSFSSWAIYQKQNPNFEASVPWCRLLSQSAQNPNVLICTPNFTIGSSRGCNFPLKDQTISGNLCKIKHTQREGSAVAVLESTGSKGSVVVNGTLVKKSTSCVLNSGDEVVFGLIGNHSYIFQQINPEVAVKAAEIQGGVGKFFQIERRAGDPSAVAGASILASLSSLRRDLTRWKSPSQTTSKPHQGTDVPSHSVLPDGTESGLDGLEGNSAPNIATDKAADVGASDKDLPMDCDSDDAGTEAGNVKISGVFEERHGTRDAQAASTSGTSLRTAVFKEDVLAAILDRKEIEVSFDNFPYYLSENTKNVLIAACFIHLKHREHAKYTTDLTTINPRILLSGPAGSEIYQEMLAKALAKHFGAKLLIFDSHLPLGGLTSKEAELLKDGFNADKSCGCANQSPLTTDMARSMDPQASEPDTPNSSNAPTPYGFESQLKLEADNVPSTSGTAKNCVFKLGDRVKYSSSSGGIYQLQTISARYSNRIYRGPANGSRGKVVLLFDDNPLSKIGVRFDKPIPDGVDLGGCCEGGQGFFCHVNDLRLENSGIEELDKVLINTLFEVVVSESRNEPFILFMKDAEKSIVGNGDPFSFKSRLENLPDNVVVIGSHTHTDSRKEKSHPGGLLFTKFGSNQTALLDLAFPDSFGRLHDRGKEVPKPNKTLTKLFPNKVTIHMPQFQVEKCQGLNLSPLYLTIVNVCFLIQDEALLASWKQQLDRDVETLKIKGNLHNLRSVLSRCGVECEGLESLCTKDQTLSIENAEKIVGWAISRHLMQNAETDPDAKLVLSCESIQYGIGILQSIQNESKSLKKSLKDIVTENEFEKRLLADVIPPNDIGVTFDDIGALENVKDTLKELVMLPLQRPELFCKGQLTKPCKGILLFGPPGTGKTMLAKAVATEAGANFINISMSSITSKWFGEGEKYVKAVFSLASKIAPSVIFVDEVDSMLGRRENPGEHEAMRKMKNEFMVNWDGLRTKDSERVLVLAATNRPFDLDEAVIRRLPRRLMVNLPDAPNRAKILKVILAKEDLSSGLDLNAIASMTDGYSGSDLKNLCVTAAQRPIKEILEKEKKEQAAALAEGRAAPAKCGSKDIRSLNMEDFKHAHQQVCASVSSESVNMTELQQWNELYGEGGSRIKRTLSYFM; this is translated from the exons ATGGTTTCAACCAGACGCAACAGTGGATCTTTCTCTAACAACACCAACAAGAGGGCTTCTTCTTCTGAAGACAAAACTCCCTCTCCTTCCCCCAAGCGACAAAAG GTCGACAATGTTGCTGCCGCCTCGGAGAAACCGATGCCGCCGCCGGAAAATTCCAAGGATTTGGGCATGTCGGAGCCACCCCCTGATCCCGGAGAATGCGAATCTCGAGACGCTCAGATCGCCGACGCCGGCAATCTAGACGGCAAGGCCGAACCCACGCCGCCGATCGCCGATG GTTCTACACCGACTGTGGTTGCTGATAAACCTAGGGGTTCGTTCTCTTCTTGGGCTATATATCAGAAGCAAAACCCAAATTTCGAAGCTTCAGTTCCCTGGTGCAGACTCTTGTCTCAATCTGCGCAG AATCCGAATGTTTTAATTTGCACACCCAACTTTACTATTGGGTCTAGTCGGGGTTGCAATTTCCCGTTGAAGGATCAGACTATAAGTGGAAATTTGTGCAAGATCAAGCACACGCAG CGCGAGGGAAGTGCAGTGGCCGTGCTAGAAAGTACGGGTAGCAAAGGATCGGTGGTAGTGAATGGCACGCTCGTCAAGAAGAGTACCAGCTGTGTGCTTAACTCGGGGGACGAGGTGGTTTTTGGTTTGATTGGGAATCATTCTTAT ATTTTTCAGCAAATAAATCCTGAAGTTGCAGTCAAGGCTGCAGAAATTCAGGGTGGTGTTGGCAAGTTTTTCCAGATTGAAAGGAGGGCTGGAGACCCTTCAGCCGTGGCTGGAGCTTCTATTCTGGCTTCTCTTTCTAGCCTCAGACGGGATCTTACAAGATGGAAGTCTCCTTCACAGACTACCAGTAAACCTCATCAGGGTACTGATGTTCCTAGTCATTCTGTTCTCCCTGATGGTACAGAGTCTGGGCTCGATGGTCTGGAAGGCAACTCTGCTCCAAATATAGCGACAGATAAAGCTGCTGATGTTGGAGCAAGCGACAAGGATTTGCCTATGGATTGCGATTCAGATGATGCTGGCACAGAGGCAGGCAATGTAAAAATCTCTGGG GTATTCGAAGAAAGACATGGAACGAGGGATGCGCAAGCTGCATCGACTTCGGGTACTTCTTTACGCACTGCAGTTTTTAAAGAGGATGTTCTTGCTGCAATACTGGATAGGAAAGAAATAGAAGTGTCCTTTGACAACTTCCCTTACTACTTAAG TGAGAATACAAAAAATGTTCTAATTGCAGCTTGCTTTATACACCTGAAGCATAGAGAACATGCAAAGTACACCACCGATCTTACAACCATAAACCCTCGGATTCTACTTTCAGGACCTGCAG GGTCAGAAATATATCAGGAGATGTTAGCAAAAGCACTTGCGAAACACTTTGGAGCTAAATTGCTCATATTTGATAGCCATTTGCCTTTGGGT GGTTTAACATCCAAGGAAGCTGAGCTGCTAAAAGATGGATTTAATGCAGATAAGTCCTGTGGCTGTGCTAACCAAAGTCCTTTAACTACAGACATGGCTAGGAGCATGGATCCACAAGCTAGTGAACCAGATACACCTAACTCCTCAAATGCACCTACTCCATATGGCTTTGAGTCTCAACTTAAGTTGGAAGCTGATAATGTACCATCTACGTCTGGGACAGCTAAAAATTGTGTGTTTAAACTAG GTGACAGGGTAAAATACAGTTCATCTTCTGGGGGAATATATCAGCTTCAGACAATTTCTGCAAGGTACAG CAATCGCATATACAGGGGTCCAGCTAATGGAAGTCGGGGGAAGGTTGTCTTACTTTTTGATGATAATCCCTTGTCAAAAATTGGTGTAAGATTTGATAAACCCATACCTGATGGAGTTGACCTTGGAGGTTGCTGTGAGGGTGGTCAAGGATTTTTCTGCCATG TGAATGATCTTCGGTTGGAAAACAGTGGCATTGAAGAACTTGACAAAGTTCTCATTAATACATTATTTGAG GTTGTGGTTAGTGAGAGCAGAAATGAACCCTTCATTTTGTTCATGAAAGATGCAGAGAAGTCTATAGTAGGAAATGGAGATCCGTTTTCATTTAAAAGTAGGCTTGAAAATCTTCCGGACAATGTGGTGGTAataggttcacacactcacacTGACAGTCGCAAGGAGAAG TCACATCCTGGGGGTTTACTTTTTACAAAGTTTGGCAGTAATCAGACTGCTCTTCTTGATTTGGCTTTCCCG GATAGTTTTGGAAGATTGCATGACAGGGGAAAGGAGGTCCCAAAGCCAAACAAAACCTTAACTAAGCTTTTCCCGAATAAAGTGACAATTCACATGCCACAG TTTCAGGTAGAAAAATGCCAAGGACTAAACTTGTCACCATTATATCTGACAATAGTCAATGTATGTTTCCTGATACAGGATGAAGCACTTCTAGCATCTTGGAAGCAGCAACTTGATCGAGATGTTGAGACTCTTAAAATTAAAGGAAATTTGCACAATTTACGATCT GTTTTGAGCCGCTGTGGGGTGGAATGTGAAGGACTTGAATCCTTGTGCACTAAGGATCAAACTCTTAGTATTGAAA ATGCAGAAAAGATTGTTGGTTGGGCTATAAGCCGTCATCTCATGCAGAATGCTGAAACTGATCCTGATGCAAAGCTTGTGTTGTCTTGTGAGAg CATCCAGTATGGAATTGGGATCTTACAGTCTATCCAGAATGAGTCAAAAAGCCTGAAAAAGTCTCTTAAG GATATTGTAACAGAAAATGAGTTTGAAAAGAGGCTTTTGGCTGATGTTATTCCACCTAACGACATTGGTGTTACTTTTGATGATATTGGTGCTCTTGAAAATGTCAAGGACACATTGAAGGAATTGGTTATGCTTCCTTTACAGAGGCCCGAGTTATTTTGCAAAGGACAATTAACCAAG CCATGCAAGGGCATCCTTTTATTTGGCCCTCCTGGAACAGGCAAGACAATGCTTGCAAAGGCAGTTGCTACTGAAGCTGGTGCAAATTTCATCAACATTTCCATGTCAAGTATCACATCTAAG TGGTTTGGTGAGGGTGAAAAATATGTGAAAGCTGTTTTTTCCCTGGCAAGTAAAATTGCTCCTAGCGTGATATTTGTTGACGAA GTCGATAGCATGTTGGGCAGGAGGGAAAATCCTGGGGAGCATGAGGCCATGCGAAAGATGAAAAATGAATTCATGGTAAATTGGGATGGCTTACGCACAAAGGATTCAGAGAGGGTTCTGGTGCTTGCAGCCACTAATAGGCCTTTTGACCTAGATGAAGCTGTCATAAGGAGGCTGCCTCGGAG GTTAATGGTAAATTTGCCAGATGCTCCAAATAGAGCAAAAATATTGAAAGTTATACTGGCAAAAGAAGACTTGTCTTCTGGTCTTGATTTGAATGCAATTGCAAGTATGACTGATGGATATTCCGGAAGTGATCTTAAG AATTTGTGTGTAACTGCTGCACAGCGGCCCAttaaagagatattagagaaggAAAAAAAG GAACAGGCTGCTGCTCTAGCAGAAGGTAGAGCTGCTCCCGCAAAGTGTGGAAGCAAAGATATCCGATCTTTAAACATGGAAGATTTCAAACATGCACATCAACAG GTCTGTGCAAGCGTTTCGTCTGAATCTGTAAATATGACCGAGCTTCAACAATGGAATGAACTATACGGTGAAGGTGGTTCAAGAATAAAAAGAACACTAAGCTATTTCATGTGA
- the LOC137822733 gene encoding uncharacterized protein isoform X17, with amino-acid sequence MVSTRRNSGSFSNNTNKRASSSEDKTPSPSPKRQKVDNVAAASEKPMPPPENSKDLGMSEPPPDPGECESRDAQIADAGNLDGKAEPTPPIADGSTPTVVADKPRGSFSSWAIYQKQNPNFEASVPWCRLLSQSAQNPNVLICTPNFTIGSSRGCNFPLKDQTISGNLCKIKHTQREGSAVAVLESTGSKGSVVVNGTLVKKSTSCVLNSGDEVVFGLIGNHSYIFQQINPEVAVKAAEIQGGVGKFFQIERRAGDPSAVAGASILASLSSLRRDLTRWKSPSQTTSKPHQGTDVPSHSVLPDGTESGLDGLEGNSAPNIATDKAADVGASDKDLPMDCDSDDAGTEAGNVKISGVFEERHGTRDAQAASTSGTSLRTAVFKEDVLAAILDRKEIEVSFDNFPYYLSENTKNVLIAACFIHLKHREHAKYTTDLTTINPRILLSGPAGSEIYQEMLAKALAKHFGAKLLIFDSHLPLGGLTSKEAELLKDGFNADKSCGCANQSPLTTDMARSMDPQASEPDTPNSSNAPTPYGFESQLKLEADNVPSTSGTAKNCVFKLGDRVKYSSSSGGIYQLQTISARYRGPANGSRGKVVLLFDDNPLSKIGVRFDKPIPDGVDLGGCCEGGQGFFCHVNDLRLENSGIEELDKVLINTLFEVVVSESRNEPFILFMKDAEKSIVGNGDPFSFKSRLENLPDNVVVIGSHTHTDSRKEKSHPGGLLFTKFGSNQTALLDLAFPDSFGRLHDRGKEVPKPNKTLTKLFPNKVTIHMPQDEALLASWKQQLDRDVETLKIKGNLHNLRSVLSRCGVECEGLESLCTKDQTLSIENAEKIVGWAISRHLMQNAETDPDAKLVLSCESIQYGIGILQSIQNESKSLKKSLKDIVTENEFEKRLLADVIPPNDIGVTFDDIGALENVKDTLKELVMLPLQRPELFCKGQLTKPCKGILLFGPPGTGKTMLAKAVATEAGANFINISMSSITSKWFGEGEKYVKAVFSLASKIAPSVIFVDEVDSMLGRRENPGEHEAMRKMKNEFMVNWDGLRTKDSERVLVLAATNRPFDLDEAVIRRLPRRLMVNLPDAPNRAKILKVILAKEDLSSGLDLNAIASMTDGYSGSDLKNLCVTAAQRPIKEILEKEKKEQAAALAEGRAAPAKCGSKDIRSLNMEDFKHAHQQVCASVSSESVNMTELQQWNELYGEGGSRIKRTLSYFM; translated from the exons ATGGTTTCAACCAGACGCAACAGTGGATCTTTCTCTAACAACACCAACAAGAGGGCTTCTTCTTCTGAAGACAAAACTCCCTCTCCTTCCCCCAAGCGACAAAAG GTCGACAATGTTGCTGCCGCCTCGGAGAAACCGATGCCGCCGCCGGAAAATTCCAAGGATTTGGGCATGTCGGAGCCACCCCCTGATCCCGGAGAATGCGAATCTCGAGACGCTCAGATCGCCGACGCCGGCAATCTAGACGGCAAGGCCGAACCCACGCCGCCGATCGCCGATG GTTCTACACCGACTGTGGTTGCTGATAAACCTAGGGGTTCGTTCTCTTCTTGGGCTATATATCAGAAGCAAAACCCAAATTTCGAAGCTTCAGTTCCCTGGTGCAGACTCTTGTCTCAATCTGCGCAG AATCCGAATGTTTTAATTTGCACACCCAACTTTACTATTGGGTCTAGTCGGGGTTGCAATTTCCCGTTGAAGGATCAGACTATAAGTGGAAATTTGTGCAAGATCAAGCACACGCAG CGCGAGGGAAGTGCAGTGGCCGTGCTAGAAAGTACGGGTAGCAAAGGATCGGTGGTAGTGAATGGCACGCTCGTCAAGAAGAGTACCAGCTGTGTGCTTAACTCGGGGGACGAGGTGGTTTTTGGTTTGATTGGGAATCATTCTTAT ATTTTTCAGCAAATAAATCCTGAAGTTGCAGTCAAGGCTGCAGAAATTCAGGGTGGTGTTGGCAAGTTTTTCCAGATTGAAAGGAGGGCTGGAGACCCTTCAGCCGTGGCTGGAGCTTCTATTCTGGCTTCTCTTTCTAGCCTCAGACGGGATCTTACAAGATGGAAGTCTCCTTCACAGACTACCAGTAAACCTCATCAGGGTACTGATGTTCCTAGTCATTCTGTTCTCCCTGATGGTACAGAGTCTGGGCTCGATGGTCTGGAAGGCAACTCTGCTCCAAATATAGCGACAGATAAAGCTGCTGATGTTGGAGCAAGCGACAAGGATTTGCCTATGGATTGCGATTCAGATGATGCTGGCACAGAGGCAGGCAATGTAAAAATCTCTGGG GTATTCGAAGAAAGACATGGAACGAGGGATGCGCAAGCTGCATCGACTTCGGGTACTTCTTTACGCACTGCAGTTTTTAAAGAGGATGTTCTTGCTGCAATACTGGATAGGAAAGAAATAGAAGTGTCCTTTGACAACTTCCCTTACTACTTAAG TGAGAATACAAAAAATGTTCTAATTGCAGCTTGCTTTATACACCTGAAGCATAGAGAACATGCAAAGTACACCACCGATCTTACAACCATAAACCCTCGGATTCTACTTTCAGGACCTGCAG GGTCAGAAATATATCAGGAGATGTTAGCAAAAGCACTTGCGAAACACTTTGGAGCTAAATTGCTCATATTTGATAGCCATTTGCCTTTGGGT GGTTTAACATCCAAGGAAGCTGAGCTGCTAAAAGATGGATTTAATGCAGATAAGTCCTGTGGCTGTGCTAACCAAAGTCCTTTAACTACAGACATGGCTAGGAGCATGGATCCACAAGCTAGTGAACCAGATACACCTAACTCCTCAAATGCACCTACTCCATATGGCTTTGAGTCTCAACTTAAGTTGGAAGCTGATAATGTACCATCTACGTCTGGGACAGCTAAAAATTGTGTGTTTAAACTAG GTGACAGGGTAAAATACAGTTCATCTTCTGGGGGAATATATCAGCTTCAGACAATTTCTGCAAGGTACAG GGGTCCAGCTAATGGAAGTCGGGGGAAGGTTGTCTTACTTTTTGATGATAATCCCTTGTCAAAAATTGGTGTAAGATTTGATAAACCCATACCTGATGGAGTTGACCTTGGAGGTTGCTGTGAGGGTGGTCAAGGATTTTTCTGCCATG TGAATGATCTTCGGTTGGAAAACAGTGGCATTGAAGAACTTGACAAAGTTCTCATTAATACATTATTTGAG GTTGTGGTTAGTGAGAGCAGAAATGAACCCTTCATTTTGTTCATGAAAGATGCAGAGAAGTCTATAGTAGGAAATGGAGATCCGTTTTCATTTAAAAGTAGGCTTGAAAATCTTCCGGACAATGTGGTGGTAataggttcacacactcacacTGACAGTCGCAAGGAGAAG TCACATCCTGGGGGTTTACTTTTTACAAAGTTTGGCAGTAATCAGACTGCTCTTCTTGATTTGGCTTTCCCG GATAGTTTTGGAAGATTGCATGACAGGGGAAAGGAGGTCCCAAAGCCAAACAAAACCTTAACTAAGCTTTTCCCGAATAAAGTGACAATTCACATGCCACAG GATGAAGCACTTCTAGCATCTTGGAAGCAGCAACTTGATCGAGATGTTGAGACTCTTAAAATTAAAGGAAATTTGCACAATTTACGATCT GTTTTGAGCCGCTGTGGGGTGGAATGTGAAGGACTTGAATCCTTGTGCACTAAGGATCAAACTCTTAGTATTGAAA ATGCAGAAAAGATTGTTGGTTGGGCTATAAGCCGTCATCTCATGCAGAATGCTGAAACTGATCCTGATGCAAAGCTTGTGTTGTCTTGTGAGAg CATCCAGTATGGAATTGGGATCTTACAGTCTATCCAGAATGAGTCAAAAAGCCTGAAAAAGTCTCTTAAG GATATTGTAACAGAAAATGAGTTTGAAAAGAGGCTTTTGGCTGATGTTATTCCACCTAACGACATTGGTGTTACTTTTGATGATATTGGTGCTCTTGAAAATGTCAAGGACACATTGAAGGAATTGGTTATGCTTCCTTTACAGAGGCCCGAGTTATTTTGCAAAGGACAATTAACCAAG CCATGCAAGGGCATCCTTTTATTTGGCCCTCCTGGAACAGGCAAGACAATGCTTGCAAAGGCAGTTGCTACTGAAGCTGGTGCAAATTTCATCAACATTTCCATGTCAAGTATCACATCTAAG TGGTTTGGTGAGGGTGAAAAATATGTGAAAGCTGTTTTTTCCCTGGCAAGTAAAATTGCTCCTAGCGTGATATTTGTTGACGAA GTCGATAGCATGTTGGGCAGGAGGGAAAATCCTGGGGAGCATGAGGCCATGCGAAAGATGAAAAATGAATTCATGGTAAATTGGGATGGCTTACGCACAAAGGATTCAGAGAGGGTTCTGGTGCTTGCAGCCACTAATAGGCCTTTTGACCTAGATGAAGCTGTCATAAGGAGGCTGCCTCGGAG GTTAATGGTAAATTTGCCAGATGCTCCAAATAGAGCAAAAATATTGAAAGTTATACTGGCAAAAGAAGACTTGTCTTCTGGTCTTGATTTGAATGCAATTGCAAGTATGACTGATGGATATTCCGGAAGTGATCTTAAG AATTTGTGTGTAACTGCTGCACAGCGGCCCAttaaagagatattagagaaggAAAAAAAG GAACAGGCTGCTGCTCTAGCAGAAGGTAGAGCTGCTCCCGCAAAGTGTGGAAGCAAAGATATCCGATCTTTAAACATGGAAGATTTCAAACATGCACATCAACAG GTCTGTGCAAGCGTTTCGTCTGAATCTGTAAATATGACCGAGCTTCAACAATGGAATGAACTATACGGTGAAGGTGGTTCAAGAATAAAAAGAACACTAAGCTATTTCATGTGA